The DNA window GAAACGCTCTAGAAACAAAAGTACTTCGTCAAAAGGTACAAGATCTCAGCGAACGGTTATACGAGACCTATAAATTTGATCGTCTGGTTGGGAGTGATTCAAGTATTAAAAAAATACTTGAAATTGTGCAAAAAGTAGCTCCTACTAATATTACGGTTCTTTTAGAGGGTGAAAGTGGTGTTGGTAAAGAATTAATTGCAAGGTTGATACATTATCATAGTTTAAGGAGAGAAAAACCATTCATCGTAATTGATTGCGGAACATTGCCGGAAGGGCTTATTGAAAGTGAATTTTTTGGCCATGAAAAAGGCGCATTTACCGGTGCTGACAGGAGAAAAGAAGGCCAGTTTGAGACTGCAAATGGAGGAACATTGTTCCTGAATGAAGTTTCTAACTTAAGCATTTCAGCACAAGCAAAATTATTAAGAGTATTACAAGAAAGGGAAATTCAGCATATCGGCGGAAACAAAACAATAAAACTAGATATAAGAATAATTGCAGATACTAATATCCCATTAGAAGTAAAAGTAAAAAACAAGGAATTCAGGGAAGATCTTTATCATAGACTTAACGAATTTGACATCACAATCCCGCCGTTAAGGGAAAGGGGAAACGATATATTTTTGTTAATAGAATATTTTCTTGAAGAAGCAAACAGAGAGTTTAACAAACAAATTACTGGTTTTTCCGATGATGTTAAAGAACTATTTATTTCATATAAGTGGCCCGGAAATATCCGCGAGTTAAAAAATACTGTTAAAAGAGCGGTACTTCTTGCAGATAATATAATTTTGCCGAAACATTTACCGTTAAATATTAAATCTGCAAATCAGGACTCAACTAAATCTATCAATATAAATTTGTAAAAGTGCTTGCTTTGTTATGAAAATATTAGTCGCTCCAAACAGTTTCAAGGAATCGCTAAATTCTATTGCAGTTGCAAAGTATATTTCTCAAGGATTAAAAAAAGGAAATAAAAAATTAACAATTAAGACACTCCCACTTGCTGACGGCGGCACCGGTACGTGTGAAATTTTAACATCTTCGATGAAAGGAAAATTTATTAACCTTAAAGTTTCCGGACCATTGACAAAATCTGTTGTAGCAAAATACGGAATAATAAAAGATACTGCGATTATAGAACTTGCGGAATCTTGTGGTTTAAAACTTGTACCGCCTAAACTAAGGAACCCGCTATTAACAACAACTAAAGGTGTGGGTGAACTTATTTTAGATGCTGTAAACAAAAATTGCAAAAAAATAATTTTAGGTATCGGAGATAGTGCTACAATTGATTGCGGTGTTGGAGCTTTATCTGTTCTGGGTATAAAATTTTTAAATAAAAGAAAAAAATCCATAGAACTAAATGCCAGGGGATTACTTGAACTTAATGAAATCAACGCTCATAATATTAACCAGAAACTTCGTAGTGTGACAATAATTGTTGCTTCAGATGTTACCAACCCTTTAACCGGTATTAATGGAGCACTAATGTTTGCTAAACAAAAGGGTGCTACTGAAAAGATGATGCTTACTTTAGATAAATGTTTAAAACAATTTAAAAAAGTTTTAATGAGTAGTTATAAGGTGGATATTGATAAAGTTGCCGGTTCAGGTGCCGCCGGTGGAATTGGCGGTGCTTTAAAAGTAATAATGAATGCAGAAATTTCTTCCGGTTTTGAAATTCTCAAAGATACAACTCATTTAGAAGAAGAGCTTTGTCATTGTGACTTAATTATAACAGGTGAAGGAAAAATTGATTCCCAAACCCTTTGTGGAAAAACGGTCAGAAAAATAGTTGATTTAGCCAGAAAACATAATAAACCGGTAATTTGTATTACAGGAAGTATTGCTGAAAATGCAGATATGTTATATTCATATGGTGTAAAAGGAATCTATAGCATAGTTGATTCCCCTATGAATTTAAGTGAGGCTTTTCTTAGAGCACCAAAACTAATAAAACGTCTATCTGAATCCATCGGTAGAACTATATCTATATCAAGACCGTTTGAAAGTCCTAAACGGTCTTGATCAAATTAATATTGTGATGATGTCACAATTTAAAAGGAGGACGTATCTATGGCAGAAGTAATCTTA is part of the Elusimicrobiota bacterium genome and encodes:
- a CDS encoding sigma-54 dependent transcriptional regulator is translated as MMNKILILDDDTGICKVLDSILSEEGYEVIVANNGKEGLYKIKNEKPDVILVDIRLPDINGLSLIGEHLQTSTNSFIIILTGYGTIESAVQSMKLGVFDYMTKPFDEEKILLTIRNALETKVLRQKVQDLSERLYETYKFDRLVGSDSSIKKILEIVQKVAPTNITVLLEGESGVGKELIARLIHYHSLRREKPFIVIDCGTLPEGLIESEFFGHEKGAFTGADRRKEGQFETANGGTLFLNEVSNLSISAQAKLLRVLQEREIQHIGGNKTIKLDIRIIADTNIPLEVKVKNKEFREDLYHRLNEFDITIPPLRERGNDIFLLIEYFLEEANREFNKQITGFSDDVKELFISYKWPGNIRELKNTVKRAVLLADNIILPKHLPLNIKSANQDSTKSININL
- a CDS encoding glycerate kinase, producing MKILVAPNSFKESLNSIAVAKYISQGLKKGNKKLTIKTLPLADGGTGTCEILTSSMKGKFINLKVSGPLTKSVVAKYGIIKDTAIIELAESCGLKLVPPKLRNPLLTTTKGVGELILDAVNKNCKKIILGIGDSATIDCGVGALSVLGIKFLNKRKKSIELNARGLLELNEINAHNINQKLRSVTIIVASDVTNPLTGINGALMFAKQKGATEKMMLTLDKCLKQFKKVLMSSYKVDIDKVAGSGAAGGIGGALKVIMNAEISSGFEILKDTTHLEEELCHCDLIITGEGKIDSQTLCGKTVRKIVDLARKHNKPVICITGSIAENADMLYSYGVKGIYSIVDSPMNLSEAFLRAPKLIKRLSESIGRTISISRPFESPKRS